In Nitrospinota bacterium, the genomic stretch GCCCATTACAAACCCGCGCTGGAAAAGCTTGGTGTGGAATGCCGCATGCCCCGGCCTGTTTTGGCGAAGGAGCTTTCATCCATCGCCGATGATTGGGTAATGCTTGTTCCGCCGTATCTGTCCAAATACGTTTACGCGCTGGCGCTGGAGCTTGCGCGTATAAAACCCGATGTCCTGCATTGCTGGCTGGACGACGCGAATGTCATCGGCGCTCTGGCGGGGCTCATGACTGGCGTTCCCAGAATCGTCATGAGCGCCCACAGTTTAAACCCATCCCACTTTCCGCACATCCGCGCGCCATGGCATAAACCTTGGTACAGCACGCTCCTGCAAAGCGGCCGGGTGACATTCACCAACAACTCCAGATGCGGCGCGGAGGATTACGCCCAATGGCTGGAAATTGACGCCGACAGGATAACCGTTATCCATAACGGGATGGATTTTACAGCCTTAAACGATGTGGATGATAATAAGTCCGCGCGGTTCCGGGAATCCATAAATGCCAAAGCCGGTGAGCCACTGATAGGCGGGGTGTTCCGCATGTCTCCGGAAAAACGCCCGTTCGATTTTCTTAACGCCGTAAAAAAAGCGCGGGAGCTGGTTCCCGTCGCGCGGGCGGTTGTCTCTGGCACGGGGCCGCTGGCGGTGGATTTTTCAAAAGCCATCGTCAGCCAAGGGCTTCACGACGTTGTGATGTATCTTGGCTGGCATGACGACGTTTATTCCCTCATGAAAGCCTGTGACGCAGTGCTTGTGGCCTCGGAAATGGAGGGTATCCCCACCGTCATTCTCGAATCGCAATATATGGGCACGCCGGTGGTAGCCACTAGCGTAGGCGGCATACCGGAAGTAATCGAAAACGGCGTAACCGGCATACTGGCCCCTGTGGGCGACAGTAACGCCATGGGCGAGGCGCTGGCGAAAATATTGAAAGACCCCGGTTTAAAACGCCGTCTGGGTCAGGAAGGGGCAAAATCCGCCGCAAAATTTTCCATTGAGAAGATGACGGAGACGGTTTTACGCATTTATAATGGCGAAGGCTAGGACTGCCGGAGGAACGATTGAAAAATAAAAATGTATTGGTCACCGGGGCTGGCGGGTTCATTGGAAGCCATCTGTGCGAGGCTCTGGTGGACGCCGGGGCCAGCGTAACCGCCATGATCCGCTATACCTCACGGGCGGACTGGGGGAACCTGGAGTTTCTGCCCGCCGATAAAAAGGCCAGGCTCCACGTGGTGGCCGGGAATATCGAGGATGGGGATTTCGTCTCCCGTCAAGTGGCCGGCAAAGATATCATCTTCCACCTGGCGGCCCTTATCGCCATTCCATACTCATACGTGGCGCCTCGAAGCTATATGCGAGCCAACGTGGAAGGAACCCTGAACGTTCTGGAATCAGCGCGGAACCATCAAGTGGCGCGGGTGGTTCACACCTCCACATCGGAGACATACGGCACCGCCCAATACGCTCCCATAGATGAAGACCATCCTCTGCAAGGGCAATCCCCCTATTCGGCATCCAAGATAGGGGCGGACAAGCTGGCGGAGAGTTATTTTCTTTCGTTCAACCTGCCGGTGGCCACCATCAGGCCGTTCAACACCTTTGGGCCGCGCCAGTCGGGCAGGGCCGTCATCCCCACCATAATCAGCCAGGCGCTTTACCGTGATGAGATACATTTAGGGTCGCTGGATCCTGTGCGGGACCTGACATTTGTGAAAGACACCGTTCGCGGCTTTATCAGCGTGGCCAAATCCGACGACGCCGTGGGACAGGTGATAAACATCGGTATGGGCTCCGGCATCACCATTGGCGACCTGGCGGCGGAAATACTGGCTATCATGGGGCTGGATAAACCGGTAATAGAGGACAAATCAAGGATCCGCCCGGCGAAAAGCGAGGTTTATAAATTGATCTGCGGCAACGCCAAGGCCGAAAAGCTCACAGGCTGGAAACCGGCATATTCCCTGAAACAGGGTCTTGCGGAAACCATAGAATTCGTCCGGGCCAACCAGAATTTTTACCGGCCCGGCGCCTACATGCTATGAGGGTGGATAGATGCAAGCCATAATTTTAGCGGGCGGGAAGGGAACACGGCTACGGCCATACACCACGGTTCTTCCCAAACCGCTTATGCCCGTGGGCGATTACCCGATTCTGGAGATTATCCTGCGCCAGCTCAAGCAGGCCGGGTTTAACGAGATAATCCTGGCGGTGGGGCATATGAGCCATCTGTTCGAGGCGTTTTTCCAGGACGGTAGCCGGTTCGGGGTGAACATCCATTACTCCTTCGAGGAAAAAGAGCTTGGCACCGCAGGCCCCATAGCCATGGCGGCGGACAAGCTGAAAGAAGATTTCCTGGTGATGAACGGCGACGTGCTGACAACGCTGGATTACGCCCGGCTTATGGGCAATCACAAGGCCCGGAAAGCGGCGGCCACTATCAGTACCTTCAACCGGGAAGTGAAGATAGATTTCGGCGTTCTGGAAGGGGGCAAGGACAACCGGCTGGAACGATACATAGAGAAACCAACCTATCATTTCACCGTGAGCATGGGGGTGAACGTTTTATCGCGGGACAAGGTTCTCCCCCATCTGCCTGTCAACCAGCGGATGGACATCCCTGAGCTGATGATGAAACTTCACGAGGCGGGGGAGCCGGTAATGCTCCATCACGAGCCCTGTTTCTGGCTGGACATCGGCCGTGTGGACGATTATCAGGCCGCCACGGAGATTTTCGAGTCCCGCAAGGCGGAATTTTTCCCCAACGGGAAATGAAAGCCCTGGTAACCGGCGCGGGCGGGTTTTGCGGACGG encodes the following:
- a CDS encoding glycosyltransferase family 4 protein, with amino-acid sequence MNLFRLLKSIYRSVPPSLQDTVKSCYFAAQDMRHERALGAGLFESVSGNKSIAITLAAKKIAQDNATRHGASLKYPAELVIVNYIGQLGCGGAEKQLFYLAERLTGLGSKITTLTSSPLSGPAAHYKPALEKLGVECRMPRPVLAKELSSIADDWVMLVPPYLSKYVYALALELARIKPDVLHCWLDDANVIGALAGLMTGVPRIVMSAHSLNPSHFPHIRAPWHKPWYSTLLQSGRVTFTNNSRCGAEDYAQWLEIDADRITVIHNGMDFTALNDVDDNKSARFRESINAKAGEPLIGGVFRMSPEKRPFDFLNAVKKARELVPVARAVVSGTGPLAVDFSKAIVSQGLHDVVMYLGWHDDVYSLMKACDAVLVASEMEGIPTVILESQYMGTPVVATSVGGIPEVIENGVTGILAPVGDSNAMGEALAKILKDPGLKRRLGQEGAKSAAKFSIEKMTETVLRIYNGEG
- a CDS encoding GDP-mannose 4,6-dehydratase, translated to MKNKNVLVTGAGGFIGSHLCEALVDAGASVTAMIRYTSRADWGNLEFLPADKKARLHVVAGNIEDGDFVSRQVAGKDIIFHLAALIAIPYSYVAPRSYMRANVEGTLNVLESARNHQVARVVHTSTSETYGTAQYAPIDEDHPLQGQSPYSASKIGADKLAESYFLSFNLPVATIRPFNTFGPRQSGRAVIPTIISQALYRDEIHLGSLDPVRDLTFVKDTVRGFISVAKSDDAVGQVINIGMGSGITIGDLAAEILAIMGLDKPVIEDKSRIRPAKSEVYKLICGNAKAEKLTGWKPAYSLKQGLAETIEFVRANQNFYRPGAYML
- a CDS encoding NTP transferase domain-containing protein — encoded protein: MQAIILAGGKGTRLRPYTTVLPKPLMPVGDYPILEIILRQLKQAGFNEIILAVGHMSHLFEAFFQDGSRFGVNIHYSFEEKELGTAGPIAMAADKLKEDFLVMNGDVLTTLDYARLMGNHKARKAAATISTFNREVKIDFGVLEGGKDNRLERYIEKPTYHFTVSMGVNVLSRDKVLPHLPVNQRMDIPELMMKLHEAGEPVMLHHEPCFWLDIGRVDDYQAATEIFESRKAEFFPNGK